A genomic segment from Streptomyces sp. NBC_01233 encodes:
- a CDS encoding response regulator transcription factor translates to MNERIQHEDLTELAGDAQPPAKPHRWHEELAKVTLLSDREFQVFRLLGNGSSNRGIARHLRITERTAKAHMSQIMAKLGVESRLQAGLVSYTYQLTFFYNIPQVDL, encoded by the coding sequence ATGAACGAACGCATCCAGCATGAAGACCTCACGGAACTCGCCGGGGATGCCCAGCCACCAGCCAAACCGCACAGGTGGCACGAAGAACTAGCCAAGGTCACCCTGCTATCGGACCGGGAATTCCAGGTGTTCCGTTTATTGGGCAACGGCAGCTCAAACCGCGGTATTGCGCGACACCTGCGTATCACCGAGCGTACCGCGAAGGCCCACATGTCCCAAATCATGGCGAAACTCGGCGTCGAGTCGCGGCTACAGGCAGGACTGGTCTCGTACACCTACCAGCTCACGTTTTTCTACAACATCCCACAGGTTGACCTCTGA
- a CDS encoding IS4 family transposase, which produces MDRIRLGDLDEVFPPELVDAVLAKSQACEVRVRLLPPRLMVYFALARALFCPEPYLGVLRTLAVAARHEDEWGEWRVPDKAAVFRARRKLGVEPMHELLVHTGTAVADARTPGAFWRGLRLMGVDGTTLPAAYSQANEAGLGRLQTRPDKGPTGSPLARVMVLVEVGSRAICDAAVDSHRVEERVLVERLARSFRPGMLVLADRGLPGAQLWQLLAATGADLLLRIPGIVKLPVAEVLSDGSWISTVLDRRSGGVRPPQDVRVRVIEYSREIACRKRAETYQLITTLMDPERAPTTELAALYGERWELDNTLAELETTQIGSRTVLPSKSPELVFQEIYAHLVLYTGVRVLMHRAAVNRSDPLDPGRLSFAAALRAARHSVTSLNREPSGPLENGV; this is translated from the coding sequence GTGGACCGGATCAGGCTGGGCGATCTGGACGAGGTGTTCCCGCCAGAGCTGGTGGACGCGGTTCTGGCCAAGTCCCAGGCGTGTGAGGTTCGGGTACGCCTGCTGCCGCCGAGGCTGATGGTGTATTTCGCGCTGGCGCGGGCATTGTTCTGTCCGGAGCCTTACCTTGGAGTGCTGCGCACTCTCGCCGTGGCTGCTCGCCACGAGGACGAGTGGGGCGAGTGGCGAGTCCCGGACAAGGCGGCAGTCTTCCGTGCCCGACGCAAGCTCGGCGTGGAGCCGATGCATGAACTGCTGGTTCACACCGGCACCGCAGTGGCCGATGCGCGGACGCCGGGTGCTTTCTGGCGGGGACTGCGGCTGATGGGAGTCGATGGCACAACACTGCCGGCCGCCTACTCGCAGGCCAACGAAGCAGGGCTGGGACGGCTTCAGACGAGGCCGGACAAGGGCCCGACCGGATCTCCCCTGGCCCGGGTGATGGTGCTGGTCGAAGTGGGGAGCCGTGCGATCTGCGACGCGGCGGTCGACTCTCACCGGGTCGAGGAACGCGTTTTGGTCGAGCGGCTCGCCCGCTCGTTCCGGCCGGGCATGCTCGTCCTGGCTGATCGCGGCCTGCCCGGAGCCCAGCTCTGGCAGCTGCTGGCGGCTACCGGTGCCGATCTTCTGTTGCGGATCCCCGGCATCGTGAAACTTCCGGTGGCGGAGGTCCTGTCCGACGGCTCGTGGATCTCCACCGTCCTGGACAGAAGGAGCGGCGGCGTCCGACCGCCCCAGGACGTCCGGGTCCGGGTGATCGAGTACAGCCGGGAGATCGCCTGCCGCAAACGGGCCGAGACCTACCAGTTGATCACCACACTCATGGACCCCGAACGGGCTCCGACCACAGAGCTGGCCGCGCTGTACGGTGAGCGTTGGGAGCTGGACAACACCCTGGCCGAACTGGAGACCACGCAGATCGGGAGTCGAACCGTACTGCCGAGCAAGAGCCCGGAGCTGGTGTTCCAGGAGATTTACGCCCACCTGGTCCTCTACACCGGCGTGAGAGTCCTGATGCACAGAGCCGCAGTGAACCGTAGCGATCCGCTCGATCCTGGTCGGCTGTCCTTCGCCGCCGCCCTGCGGGCAGCCCGCCACAGCGTCACCTCGTTGAACAGGGAGCCTTCCGGACCTCTCGAAAATGGCGTTTGA
- the dnaE gene encoding DNA polymerase III subunit alpha, whose protein sequence is MADNFVHLHVHTEYSMLDGAAKNSKLIAEAERQGMPAVAMSDHGNMFGAYEFFQTAKTTAVKPIIGIEAYLAPESRHHKKPVFWGRGGVRGAAADGGEGGKDVSGGGRFTHMTMWAKNTQGLRNLFRLSSIASIEGQFPAGKPRMDMELIAEHSEGIIGTTGCPSGAVQTRLRLGQWDEAVKVASAYQDILGKENYFLELMDHGLDIERDVRADLLKLADHLAIPLLATNDSHYVTADQADAHDSLLCIGVGKNKDDPNRFKFSGSGYYVKTATEMRELFRELPQACDNTLLIAEMVEPYDEVFDYVDRMPQFDVPEGETQESWLRKVTLDGLRERYGDPVPQKCLDRFEIEMKVIGPMGFSSYFLVVSDICQHARRSGIPLGPGRGSATGSIVAYATGITEICPLEHGLLFERFLNPERINPPDVDLDFDDRQRDQMVRYVTEKYGSSHTAQVNTFGTIKAKAAVKDAGRILGYPFAMGDRITKAMPPDANGKGVPLAKLFDKDHARYSEGAEIRAMIENEPDVRKIYETGLGIEGLVRGTGVHAAAVILSSEPLIDLVPLHMRSKDGVIITGFDYPSCENMGLIKMDFLGLRNLGIIDHAIKTIEQNRGVQIETAKIPLDDKKTYELLARGDTLGVFQLDGAAMRQLLRLMVPNQFEDLSAVGALYRPGPMGANTHINYAHRKNGRQEVLPIHPELKEALEPILGLTYHLLVYQEQVMAIARELAGYSFGGADLLRRAMGKKKPEVLAAEFEKFHAGMNERGFSDEACQAVWDVMLPFSGYGFNKSHSAAYGLVSYWTAYLKANYPAEYMAALLTSVGDDKDKSAVYLADARSNGIKVLSPDVNESVADFTAVGDDVRFGLQAVRNVGLPVIDSLIASRAEKGPFSSFADFLDKVDLPVCNKRAIDSMIKSGAFDSLGHTRQGLAAIAEGAVDSVIGVKKQQAIGQDDLFGAIDDGSGTPGIGLDFTIGDREWPRKLLLSQEREMLGLYVSGHPLDGAEHILARNRDTSIADLLGSGRTEGIVKLAGLITSVDKRVNKAGNPWAIISLADRDAEMEVLFFPKAYMLVQHELIEDNVIATSGRLNERDGTVSVFGEAVQALDIASAEHGGLSPILITVTESKITPKIVAEMKHSFSSHPGQTPVRLKVEGRQKTTVYELGFLIDPDPVASEIKSLLGTGVWSLA, encoded by the coding sequence GTGGCCGATAATTTCGTTCACCTGCATGTTCACACCGAGTACTCGATGCTGGACGGGGCCGCGAAGAACAGCAAGCTGATCGCCGAGGCTGAGCGTCAGGGCATGCCCGCGGTCGCAATGTCGGACCACGGGAACATGTTCGGGGCGTACGAATTCTTCCAGACCGCGAAGACGACTGCCGTGAAGCCGATCATCGGGATCGAGGCCTATCTCGCACCCGAGTCCCGGCACCACAAGAAGCCCGTCTTCTGGGGGCGGGGTGGAGTCCGCGGCGCGGCGGCTGACGGTGGCGAAGGCGGCAAGGACGTGTCCGGCGGTGGCCGTTTCACCCACATGACCATGTGGGCGAAGAACACCCAGGGCCTGCGGAACCTCTTCCGCCTGTCGTCCATCGCCAGCATTGAGGGCCAGTTCCCGGCCGGCAAGCCGCGCATGGACATGGAGCTGATCGCCGAGCACTCCGAGGGCATCATCGGCACGACCGGTTGCCCGTCCGGCGCAGTCCAGACCCGTCTGCGCCTGGGACAGTGGGATGAGGCCGTGAAGGTCGCCTCCGCCTACCAAGACATCCTGGGCAAGGAGAACTATTTCCTTGAGCTGATGGACCACGGCCTGGACATTGAGCGGGATGTCCGCGCCGACTTACTCAAGCTGGCCGACCACCTCGCCATCCCGCTGTTGGCCACGAACGATTCGCACTACGTCACTGCCGACCAGGCGGACGCGCACGACTCCCTGCTGTGCATCGGTGTGGGCAAGAACAAGGACGACCCGAACCGGTTCAAGTTCAGTGGCTCCGGCTACTACGTGAAGACCGCCACCGAGATGCGAGAACTGTTCCGCGAGCTCCCACAAGCGTGTGACAATACGCTGCTCATCGCGGAGATGGTCGAGCCGTACGACGAGGTCTTCGACTACGTCGACCGGATGCCCCAGTTCGACGTGCCAGAGGGGGAGACGCAGGAATCGTGGCTGCGTAAGGTGACCCTGGACGGCCTCCGGGAGCGCTACGGCGATCCCGTGCCCCAGAAGTGTCTTGATCGCTTTGAGATCGAGATGAAGGTCATCGGGCCGATGGGATTCTCCAGCTACTTCCTCGTCGTCTCCGATATCTGTCAACACGCCCGGAGAAGCGGTATCCCGCTCGGTCCTGGTCGTGGTTCCGCAACCGGCTCAATCGTTGCCTACGCCACAGGCATCACCGAGATCTGCCCTCTGGAGCACGGGCTGTTGTTCGAGCGGTTCCTGAACCCCGAGCGCATCAACCCGCCCGACGTCGACCTCGACTTCGACGACCGCCAGCGTGATCAGATGGTGCGCTACGTCACCGAGAAGTACGGCTCCAGCCACACGGCTCAGGTCAACACCTTCGGCACGATCAAGGCCAAGGCCGCAGTCAAGGACGCCGGCCGAATCCTCGGGTACCCGTTTGCGATGGGCGACCGCATTACCAAGGCGATGCCGCCGGACGCGAATGGCAAGGGCGTTCCGCTGGCCAAGCTCTTTGACAAGGATCACGCGCGCTACAGTGAGGGCGCGGAGATCCGGGCCATGATCGAGAACGAGCCTGATGTGCGGAAGATCTACGAGACCGGCCTTGGGATCGAAGGTCTGGTCCGTGGAACCGGTGTGCACGCGGCAGCGGTCATCCTATCCTCCGAGCCTCTGATTGACCTGGTACCGCTGCACATGCGGTCCAAGGACGGCGTCATCATCACAGGGTTCGACTACCCGTCCTGTGAAAACATGGGCCTGATCAAGATGGACTTTCTGGGGCTTCGCAACCTCGGCATCATTGATCACGCGATCAAGACGATCGAGCAGAACCGCGGCGTGCAGATCGAGACGGCCAAGATCCCGCTCGACGACAAGAAGACGTATGAACTGCTCGCTCGGGGCGACACGCTGGGCGTGTTCCAGCTCGACGGTGCAGCCATGCGGCAGCTGCTGCGCCTGATGGTGCCGAACCAGTTCGAGGACCTCTCTGCCGTCGGTGCTCTCTATCGTCCGGGGCCGATGGGCGCGAACACCCACATCAACTACGCGCATCGCAAGAACGGCCGCCAGGAAGTCTTACCGATCCATCCCGAGTTGAAGGAAGCGCTGGAGCCGATCCTGGGCCTGACCTATCACCTTCTGGTGTACCAGGAGCAAGTGATGGCCATCGCACGTGAGTTGGCCGGCTACTCCTTCGGTGGCGCCGACCTGCTGCGACGGGCGATGGGGAAGAAGAAGCCGGAAGTCCTGGCTGCGGAGTTCGAAAAATTCCATGCAGGCATGAACGAGCGCGGCTTCTCGGACGAAGCGTGCCAGGCTGTCTGGGATGTCATGCTGCCGTTCTCCGGCTACGGCTTCAACAAGTCGCACTCTGCCGCGTACGGCCTCGTGTCGTACTGGACCGCCTACTTGAAAGCGAACTACCCGGCCGAGTACATGGCGGCGCTGTTGACGTCAGTGGGTGACGACAAGGACAAGTCCGCAGTGTACTTGGCCGACGCCCGATCCAATGGCATCAAGGTCCTTTCCCCGGACGTGAACGAGTCCGTCGCCGACTTCACCGCCGTCGGCGATGACGTGCGCTTCGGCCTCCAAGCGGTTCGGAACGTCGGCCTCCCTGTCATCGATTCCTTGATCGCCTCGCGCGCGGAGAAGGGTCCCTTCTCCTCGTTCGCGGACTTCCTGGATAAAGTGGACCTGCCGGTGTGCAACAAGCGTGCCATCGATTCCATGATCAAGTCAGGGGCGTTCGACTCACTCGGCCACACCCGCCAAGGTCTGGCTGCGATCGCCGAAGGCGCCGTCGATTCCGTCATCGGGGTGAAAAAGCAGCAGGCCATCGGGCAAGACGACCTGTTCGGTGCCATCGACGACGGTAGCGGAACGCCCGGTATCGGTTTGGACTTCACCATCGGGGACCGTGAGTGGCCGCGTAAACTGCTGCTCAGCCAAGAGCGTGAAATGCTGGGGCTGTACGTCTCCGGTCACCCGCTGGACGGAGCGGAGCACATCTTGGCCCGGAACCGAGACACTTCTATCGCGGATCTCCTGGGCTCTGGGCGGACAGAGGGGATCGTCAAGCTTGCCGGCCTGATCACCTCGGTCGACAAGCGGGTGAACAAGGCGGGGAACCCGTGGGCGATCATCAGCCTGGCCGACCGCGACGCCGAGATGGAGGTGCTGTTCTTCCCCAAGGCGTACATGCTGGTCCAGCACGAACTCATCGAAGACAACGTGATCGCGACCAGCGGACGGTTGAACGAGCGCGACGGTACGGTCTCGGTGTTCGGGGAGGCAGTACAGGCACTTGACATCGCATCGGCCGAACACGGCGGTCTATCGCCGATCCTGATCACCGTCACGGAGTCGAAGATCACGCCGAAAATCGTCGCTGAGATGAAGCACTCTTTCAGCAGCCACCCTGGTCAGACCCCGGTACGGCTGAAGGTTGAAGGGCGCCAGAAGACGACCGTGTACGAACTTGGCTTCCTGATCGACCCCGACCCCGTCGCCTCCGAGATCAAGAGCCTACTGGGAACCGGTGTATGGAGTCTGGCCTGA
- a CDS encoding flavin reductase family protein yields MGTHGVRGVAPEEETFREVLGHFASGVVAVTGMAPDGNPTGLTISSFTAVSLEPLLVSFCIGRTSRTWPLLRASDSICINILSEHQQNVSACLARSGGKKFSGLGWSRSPGGLPLLDGTLAWLEGTVDAQHQAGDHDIVVTQVRDLGIVESSGPLIHYRGAYRRLNPS; encoded by the coding sequence ATGGGAACGCACGGTGTGCGGGGCGTGGCGCCCGAGGAGGAGACGTTCCGCGAAGTGCTTGGCCACTTCGCCAGCGGTGTGGTCGCGGTGACAGGCATGGCGCCCGACGGCAACCCGACCGGACTGACCATCAGCTCGTTCACCGCGGTCTCGCTCGAGCCCCTTCTCGTGTCGTTCTGCATCGGACGTACCAGTCGCACCTGGCCACTGCTGCGTGCATCCGACAGCATTTGCATCAACATCCTGAGCGAGCACCAGCAGAACGTCTCCGCCTGTCTGGCTCGCAGTGGCGGGAAGAAGTTCAGCGGACTGGGATGGTCCCGCTCGCCGGGTGGTCTGCCGCTGCTCGACGGCACCCTCGCCTGGCTGGAGGGCACGGTCGACGCGCAGCACCAGGCCGGGGACCACGACATTGTCGTCACCCAGGTTCGCGACCTCGGAATCGTCGAAAGCTCTGGCCCCTTGATCCACTACCGGGGCGCTTACCGACGCCTCAACCCCTCCTGA
- a CDS encoding class I SAM-dependent methyltransferase, with translation MSFSKRYLDRARAGAFGSVAQQYDLYRPSYPEALINRLVASSPAAVLDIGCGTGKVATALAKHRLPVLGLEPDSRMAEMARANGVTVEVAMFEDWDGAGRTFDLLTSGDAWHWIDPVEGRRKAADLLNPGGLIARFWNVHEAEPALLRAFEAVYREWAPDVTVAGGVPKSTRNAPDSFADDPAFAICSSDTYSWELTLTAEEWVGLVTTFSDHQQLAPEQLATLLDGLRAVIERHGGTVRTRSGTFVQLAERA, from the coding sequence ATGTCCTTCAGCAAGCGGTACCTCGACCGTGCCAGGGCCGGAGCGTTCGGTTCCGTAGCTCAGCAGTACGACCTTTACCGCCCTTCATACCCGGAGGCGCTCATCAATCGCCTCGTGGCGTCGTCACCGGCCGCGGTGCTCGACATCGGCTGTGGCACGGGGAAGGTCGCGACGGCGCTCGCCAAGCACCGTCTCCCAGTCCTCGGCCTTGAACCCGACAGCCGGATGGCGGAGATGGCAAGGGCCAACGGAGTGACCGTTGAAGTCGCGATGTTTGAGGACTGGGACGGAGCAGGACGGACCTTCGACCTCCTCACCAGTGGCGATGCCTGGCACTGGATCGACCCCGTTGAGGGGCGGCGGAAGGCGGCCGACCTGCTCAACCCGGGAGGACTGATCGCACGTTTCTGGAACGTCCACGAGGCGGAACCGGCCCTCCTCAGGGCATTCGAAGCCGTGTACCGGGAGTGGGCACCGGACGTCACCGTCGCCGGCGGTGTCCCCAAGAGCACCCGGAACGCCCCTGATTCCTTCGCGGACGATCCTGCTTTCGCCATCTGCAGTTCGGACACCTACTCATGGGAACTCACCCTGACAGCGGAGGAGTGGGTAGGACTGGTCACTACCTTCAGCGACCACCAGCAACTGGCGCCAGAACAGTTGGCGACCTTGCTCGACGGGCTGCGTGCAGTGATCGAACGGCACGGCGGCACCGTGCGGACTCGCTCCGGCACCTTCGTCCAGCTTGCCGAGCGGGCCTGA